Proteins encoded by one window of Synechococcus sp. WH 7805:
- the mnmA gene encoding tRNA 2-thiouridine(34) synthase MnmA translates to MPAAFPVTAATIAGAEALDRLRHWPGEHRVAVGLSGGVDSSLTAALLVEAGWDVEGLTLWLMSGKGACCAEGLVDAAGICEQLEIPHHVVDSRETFQREIVNGLIEGYQAGITPLPCSRCNRAVKFSPMLRWAQEERGLARIATGHYARLRFDDSSSRWRLLRGLDARKDQSYFLYDLTQEVLDRVVFPLGELTKPDTRLEAARHGLRTAAKPESQDLCLADHHGSMRAFLDAYLPPRQGEIVLQDGTVVGEHDGIEHFTIGQRKGLGIAWSEPLHVVRLDAAMNRVVVATRDQAGRDHCVVGAINWVSIAPPAPGQRQKVHVQVRYRSAPVPAQLTTMDAEASDAEAERPHRCRLDFDEPQFSITPGQAAVFYDGDAVLGGGLIQTAT, encoded by the coding sequence ATGCCGGCCGCGTTTCCAGTCACAGCCGCCACGATCGCCGGAGCGGAGGCCCTGGATCGACTGCGCCATTGGCCAGGGGAGCACCGTGTTGCCGTCGGCCTCTCCGGTGGTGTGGACAGCTCACTGACCGCAGCGCTGCTTGTCGAGGCCGGCTGGGACGTAGAAGGCCTCACCCTGTGGTTGATGAGCGGAAAGGGAGCCTGTTGTGCGGAAGGACTTGTTGACGCTGCTGGGATCTGCGAGCAACTCGAGATTCCGCACCACGTGGTGGATTCACGCGAAACCTTTCAGCGCGAAATCGTGAATGGCTTGATTGAGGGCTACCAGGCCGGCATCACGCCCTTGCCCTGCTCACGCTGCAACCGGGCTGTGAAGTTCTCGCCAATGCTGCGCTGGGCCCAGGAGGAACGCGGTCTCGCCAGGATTGCCACCGGGCATTACGCCCGACTCCGTTTTGACGACAGCTCCAGCCGATGGCGACTGCTGCGCGGTCTCGATGCACGCAAGGATCAGAGCTACTTCCTCTACGACCTCACCCAGGAGGTGCTCGACCGCGTGGTGTTCCCCCTTGGAGAACTCACCAAGCCCGACACCCGTTTGGAGGCTGCTCGCCATGGACTGCGCACGGCGGCGAAACCGGAAAGCCAAGACCTCTGCCTTGCCGATCACCATGGATCGATGCGGGCCTTTCTGGATGCTTACCTGCCGCCGCGTCAGGGGGAAATTGTTCTCCAGGATGGAACGGTCGTCGGAGAGCATGACGGCATCGAGCACTTCACCATCGGGCAGCGCAAAGGACTTGGCATCGCCTGGAGCGAGCCCCTGCATGTGGTCCGCCTGGATGCCGCGATGAACCGCGTCGTCGTCGCCACTCGCGATCAGGCGGGTCGCGACCACTGCGTTGTGGGCGCCATCAACTGGGTCTCAATCGCTCCACCAGCACCAGGGCAGCGTCAAAAGGTGCACGTACAGGTGCGCTACCGCAGTGCTCCTGTTCCCGCCCAACTCACCACCATGGATGCGGAGGCATCGGATGCTGAAGCCGAACGCCCCCATCGCTGCAGGCTTGACTTTGACGAGCCCCAGTTTTCGATCACTCCTGGACAGGCGGCGGTGTTCTACGACGGTGACGCGGTTCTGGGGGGAGGACTAATCCAGACCGCGACTTGA
- a CDS encoding apolipoprotein N-acyltransferase yields the protein MGNDRSQILLRALLGGVLAGTGLSLSGLWWMLPALALLWSVAFNPLAAALWGGLAVAISHRWLLALHPLTWLGVPELLSLPLAAAVWLGCVLAAVLLLSGWSLLVRLLPGRGGAMQALVLSLIWGLGETLLSRGPLFWIGVGGSVFPADPALGGLSRWCGAGGLAALQVFLGWCLWTQVASADCDRKRLRLLGAGVLGLVVLHALGAAALVGIDRPDVSRDPLNLALWQPAIPTREKFSAERQRQFPRLLRAALTRAEADGADLLIAPEGTLPLDRGNLLAEPVPLISGGFRWVTGRQRSALLLLQGDDATPAAVIDKHRLVPLGEWTPALPGLAGLSAVGGLEPGGASRLWRWGGPPAQVAICYEISNGTALARAAAGGGQWILTAANLDPYPLLLQHQFLALAQLRSVETARPLVSAANTGPTAAINAHGQVTSRLTAMRPGVLTVQVQPSTVMTTYARLREWPLVGLLLIAAATLFKSRSGLVLPPEPRHRRRTPPPVQE from the coding sequence ATGGGCAATGACCGATCCCAGATCCTGCTTCGGGCTTTGCTGGGAGGTGTGCTGGCGGGCACCGGTCTGAGCTTGTCGGGGCTGTGGTGGATGCTGCCTGCGCTGGCCTTGCTGTGGTCTGTGGCGTTCAACCCGCTGGCCGCAGCACTCTGGGGGGGGCTTGCCGTGGCGATCAGCCATCGCTGGTTGCTTGCCCTGCACCCACTCACCTGGTTAGGGGTGCCAGAACTCCTCAGTCTTCCTCTGGCTGCAGCGGTTTGGCTGGGCTGTGTGCTGGCTGCGGTGTTGCTGTTGAGCGGCTGGAGTCTGTTGGTTCGTCTGCTGCCAGGGCGGGGTGGTGCGATGCAAGCGCTTGTTCTGTCTTTGATCTGGGGCCTTGGAGAAACCCTGCTCTCTCGAGGTCCACTGTTCTGGATCGGCGTAGGAGGGAGCGTATTTCCCGCGGACCCTGCCCTTGGCGGATTGTCGCGCTGGTGTGGCGCCGGAGGTCTGGCGGCCTTGCAGGTGTTTCTGGGCTGGTGCTTATGGACACAGGTCGCCAGTGCTGATTGCGACCGCAAGCGTTTGCGGCTGCTGGGTGCTGGAGTGCTTGGCTTGGTCGTCCTGCATGCTCTCGGTGCTGCGGCACTGGTCGGGATCGACCGTCCTGATGTCTCCAGGGATCCTCTGAACCTGGCTCTCTGGCAGCCCGCGATTCCCACCAGAGAGAAATTCAGTGCGGAGCGTCAGCGTCAGTTCCCTCGACTGCTGCGCGCGGCACTGACCAGAGCTGAAGCTGATGGGGCTGATCTGCTGATCGCTCCGGAGGGAACGTTGCCGCTGGATCGGGGAAACTTGCTGGCGGAGCCTGTCCCTCTGATCAGCGGTGGCTTTCGCTGGGTGACCGGCCGTCAGCGTAGTGCTCTGCTGTTGCTGCAAGGCGATGATGCAACGCCTGCCGCTGTGATTGACAAGCATCGTCTTGTCCCCTTGGGGGAATGGACTCCGGCCTTGCCAGGCCTTGCGGGGCTTTCAGCAGTGGGAGGCCTTGAACCTGGGGGGGCGTCCAGGCTCTGGCGCTGGGGAGGTCCGCCTGCCCAGGTCGCGATCTGTTACGAGATCTCCAACGGCACGGCCCTCGCCCGGGCGGCGGCAGGCGGAGGGCAATGGATCCTCACAGCGGCCAATCTGGACCCTTATCCCTTGCTCTTGCAGCACCAGTTTCTGGCTCTGGCGCAATTGCGCAGTGTGGAGACGGCCCGACCGCTGGTGTCGGCAGCCAATACAGGTCCTACGGCTGCGATCAATGCGCATGGACAGGTCACATCGCGTTTGACAGCGATGCGCCCTGGCGTGCTGACCGTGCAGGTACAGCCCAGCACCGTTATGACCACCTACGCACGACTGCGTGAATGGCCCTTGGTGGGTCTTCTTTTGATTGCCGCCGCAACGCTGTTCAAGTCGCGGTCTGGATTAGTCCTCCCCCCAGAACCGCGTCACCGTCGTAGAACACCGCCGCCTGTCCAGGAGTGA